In Nocardioides cavernae, a single genomic region encodes these proteins:
- a CDS encoding formimidoylglutamate deiminase, with the protein MTAYLLERAWVGDRFLDDVLVEVEDGRFTSVTPDSDPPRAIPVRGLVVPGLANTHSHAFHRALRGRTQRERGTFWTWRDQMYAVAARLDPDTYLALARATYREMAAAGITCVGEFHYVHHRPDGSTYADPNEMGDVLVEAARQAGIRITLLDTLYLSSGFGVPPEGAQLRYSDGSVGAWADRVDALTADVTAASHAVTGMAVHSVRAVPAAELSAVAARLDGRPFHVHLSEQVAENTACLEAYGVTPARLLADHGLLGPTSSLVHATHLTDDDIELIGGAGAHASFCPTTERDLGDGIGPSRRLHDAGARLTLGSDSHAVIDLFEEMRAVELDERLATQQRGHWTAAELLTAATTAGHASLGWDDAGAIAVGRRADLVVVDPASPRTAGAGRDEGAVVFAASAEDVQRVMVDGRWVVQEGERYDIGLELEAAIARIWGEGRT; encoded by the coding sequence GTGACGGCGTACCTCCTCGAGCGCGCCTGGGTCGGCGACCGCTTCCTCGACGACGTGCTGGTCGAGGTCGAGGACGGCCGCTTCACCTCCGTCACCCCGGACTCCGACCCGCCGCGCGCCATCCCGGTGCGCGGCCTCGTCGTCCCCGGACTCGCCAACACCCACAGCCACGCCTTCCACCGCGCGCTGCGCGGCCGCACCCAGCGCGAGCGCGGCACGTTCTGGACCTGGCGCGACCAGATGTACGCCGTCGCCGCGCGGCTCGACCCGGACACCTACCTCGCGCTGGCGCGCGCGACCTACCGCGAGATGGCGGCGGCCGGGATCACGTGCGTGGGGGAGTTCCACTACGTCCACCACCGCCCGGACGGCTCGACCTACGCCGACCCCAACGAGATGGGCGACGTGCTGGTCGAGGCGGCCCGGCAGGCCGGCATCCGGATCACGCTGCTCGACACGCTCTACCTCTCGTCCGGCTTCGGGGTGCCGCCCGAGGGTGCCCAGCTCCGCTACAGCGACGGCAGCGTCGGGGCGTGGGCCGACCGCGTCGACGCCCTGACCGCCGATGTGACGGCCGCCTCGCACGCCGTCACCGGCATGGCGGTCCACTCCGTCCGCGCGGTGCCCGCCGCCGAGCTGTCGGCGGTGGCCGCACGCCTCGACGGCCGGCCCTTCCACGTCCACCTCTCCGAGCAGGTCGCCGAGAACACCGCCTGCCTCGAGGCGTACGGCGTCACGCCGGCGCGGTTGCTCGCCGACCACGGCCTGCTGGGACCGACGTCCAGCCTCGTGCACGCCACCCACCTGACCGACGACGACATCGAGCTGATCGGCGGAGCCGGCGCCCACGCGAGCTTCTGCCCGACGACCGAGCGCGACCTGGGCGACGGCATCGGGCCGAGCCGTCGGCTGCACGACGCGGGCGCGCGGCTGACCCTCGGCTCCGACAGCCACGCGGTGATCGACCTCTTCGAGGAGATGCGCGCCGTCGAGCTCGACGAGCGGCTGGCCACCCAGCAGCGCGGTCACTGGACCGCCGCCGAGCTGCTGACTGCCGCCACCACCGCCGGGCACGCGTCGCTCGGCTGGGACGACGCGGGCGCCATCGCCGTCGGCCGGCGCGCCGACCTCGTGGTCGTCGATCCGGCCAGCCCGCGGACGGCCGGAGCCGGCCGCGACGAGGGCGCGGTGGTCTTCGCCGCGTCCGCCGAGGACGTGCAGCGCGTGATGGTCGACGGCCGGTGGGTCGTGCAGGAGGGCGAGCGCTACGACATCGGGCTCGAGCTCGAGGCAGCCATCGCCCGCATCTGGGGAGAGGGCAGGACATGA
- a CDS encoding sucrase ferredoxin, translating to MAFRCATASRARGDELAGTASTVRSYLLLEHLGPWGTDALRDARLPDGLGAHLQEQSRRHRVRVLLVRRPGRRASDGRTRVVAARAAGVASWAEAADLERIDEVRDLDLAALGAGRSLGLEPEDAPVLAVCTHGRHDACCAELGRPVALELASGPHAAAVWEASHVGGDRFAGNLVVLPRGLYYGGLEPESAREVAAATARGEVLLEHLRGRSDLPMAVQVADIALRREHALVGLDDVRPGAVRVDHDLTTARFAVAGRGEVDVVVRRVAGADAHQLTCAASRASTIPGHEVVEVRPVS from the coding sequence ATGGCCTTCCGGTGCGCGACGGCCAGCAGGGCCCGTGGCGACGAGCTCGCGGGCACGGCCTCGACGGTGCGCAGCTACCTGCTCCTCGAGCACCTAGGGCCGTGGGGCACCGACGCCCTGCGCGACGCCCGGTTGCCCGACGGGCTCGGCGCCCACCTGCAGGAACAGTCGCGCCGGCACCGCGTGCGGGTGCTGCTCGTCCGGCGGCCCGGCAGGCGCGCGAGCGACGGACGGACACGGGTGGTCGCCGCGCGCGCCGCGGGCGTGGCCTCGTGGGCGGAGGCCGCCGACCTCGAGCGGATCGACGAGGTGCGTGACCTCGACCTGGCAGCGCTCGGCGCCGGCCGGTCGCTCGGCCTCGAACCGGAGGACGCCCCCGTCCTCGCCGTCTGCACCCACGGACGCCACGACGCCTGCTGCGCCGAGCTGGGCCGCCCGGTCGCCCTCGAGCTGGCGTCCGGCCCGCACGCCGCCGCCGTCTGGGAGGCCTCACACGTCGGCGGCGACCGGTTCGCCGGCAACCTCGTCGTGCTGCCGCGCGGCCTCTACTACGGCGGGCTCGAGCCGGAGTCGGCCCGCGAGGTCGCCGCCGCCACGGCCAGGGGCGAGGTGCTGCTCGAGCACCTGCGGGGCCGCTCGGACCTGCCGATGGCCGTCCAGGTCGCCGACATCGCGCTGCGCCGTGAGCACGCACTGGTCGGGCTCGACGACGTACGCCCCGGAGCCGTGCGCGTCGACCACGACCTCACCACCGCCCGGTTCGCGGTGGCCGGGCGCGGGGAGGTCGACGTCGTCGTACGCCGGGTGGCCGGCGCCGACGCACACCAGCTCACCTGTGCCGCCAGCCGGGCGAGCACCATCCCGGGTCACGAGGTGGTCGAGGTCCGACCGGTGTCCTGA
- a CDS encoding sucrase ferredoxin → MPDFRCSIASLVDDEPMVGTAPTDAEVLLVESPGPWGRDAVSDNRLPEAVREHLRSVDLKVFLLRRPDGSAGPGTHVFHARATESGYEVRAAVLDRPEDLLDLDLARMSAYDGMLWLVCTNGKRDRCCAEIGRPIAGRLAETWPEGTWETTHLGGHRFSGTLLGLPSGITLGRLDTDTAVDACAAVERGEVPLPWTRGRAGRSALDQARELHVLAGGDPADELVTVPGPPRRQSCGDDKVKGTTRFEVRESESVGG, encoded by the coding sequence ATGCCTGACTTCCGGTGCTCGATCGCCAGCCTCGTCGACGACGAGCCGATGGTCGGCACGGCGCCCACGGACGCCGAGGTCCTCCTCGTGGAGAGCCCCGGCCCGTGGGGGCGCGACGCCGTCAGCGACAACCGCCTCCCCGAGGCGGTCCGCGAGCACCTCCGTTCGGTGGACCTGAAGGTCTTCCTGCTCCGCCGGCCCGACGGCAGCGCCGGGCCCGGCACCCACGTCTTCCACGCCCGCGCCACCGAGTCCGGATACGAGGTCCGCGCCGCGGTGCTCGACCGGCCGGAGGACCTCCTCGACCTCGACCTCGCCCGCATGTCGGCGTACGACGGCATGCTGTGGCTGGTCTGCACCAACGGCAAGCGCGACCGCTGCTGCGCCGAGATCGGCCGACCGATCGCCGGTCGGCTCGCAGAGACGTGGCCCGAGGGGACGTGGGAGACCACCCACCTCGGCGGCCACCGGTTCTCCGGCACGCTCCTGGGGCTTCCCAGCGGGATCACGCTCGGCCGGCTCGACACCGACACCGCTGTCGACGCGTGCGCCGCGGTCGAGCGCGGCGAGGTGCCCCTGCCGTGGACGCGGGGCCGGGCGGGCCGGTCGGCGCTCGACCAGGCCCGCGAGCTGCACGTCCTCGCCGGCGGCGATCCCGCCGACGAGCTCGTGACCGTCCCGGGCCCGCCGAGGCGGCAGTCGTGCGGCGACGACAAGGTGAAGGGCACCACCCGTTTCGAGGTCCGCGAGTCGGAGTCCGTCGGGGGCTGA
- a CDS encoding helix-turn-helix transcriptional regulator, which yields MPALRTTDLIGRDAELEQLTAQLGIRTSGDPSGPGAGDPRTAPARAVLVGGDAGVGKTRLLMALRDAALEADWQVVAGHCLDLADSSLPYLPFSEILGRLMADLPDVAARVLEVHPTLARLQPGRRIRSSETASGDQALDRGNVYDAFGHLLAAVAERAPVLVVVEDAHWADESTRDMLSFLFSRPVPGVALVVSYRADDLHRRHPLRRQVAEWMRLRGVERLPVEPLHDDDVRRLVRALHPSTLSEAEYVSIVDRAEGNPFFIEELVGAAWSGQVPGELADVLLVHLDRLDETTRRVVRLVSVAGRQVSHNLLAAVSDLDSAELEAALRNAVDAHVLVASRGGTYAFRHALLGEAVYDDLLPGERMRFHAAFVAALGEGRAIGTAAELAQHARRADDRPVAVRASIEAGEEALAVGGPSEAATHFLDALELVDTAREPVPDVDVFALTRRCAEALIASGRVHKAVKVLRARLATVPVEGAAVDRGQLLTSLASALMLTDTTESPRETAAEAVELLRSGPPKLLARALLVHAQSLGGWHADEARSIALQALELAERNDLTSLAVELHATVAGLNPEGGTSPSAGWRAAAERARRAGLIEPELRALYLLGRLHHDEGDLPLAVEVYREVIERSEVGGLTWSPYPAEARLLLAVALTHQGLLDEAWDLLDVSGQNPPMVYEWLYFAHQMLITIGIRGRRKEHALERLRDYWGTDGLTAISSGGAEIMRAAAAGDGAGAVAVYDDVVAVVVPLWHEWFQARLRLATLTLAALAAAAPRQPTEERESAAYDVERLMADGARVIDFYAPYDGSHGPEYRMWVARRTAEHLRWRWLAQVDPPSAGELVAAWRAAEETAVAYDSVPEVAQTRVRLAGVLRAVGDAAGARTVADQARQAAHALGARPMLDELTAQGSSPAPATGAQTATLTPREGEILALVAEGRSNGEIGKQLFISTKTVSVHVSNILAKLEAASRTEAAAVARRRGLL from the coding sequence GTGCCGGCCCTGCGGACCACCGATCTCATCGGACGCGATGCCGAGCTGGAGCAACTCACCGCCCAGCTCGGCATTCGCACGTCCGGAGACCCCTCGGGGCCCGGCGCCGGTGATCCCCGCACCGCCCCCGCCCGGGCCGTGCTCGTCGGCGGCGATGCCGGCGTGGGCAAGACCCGCCTCCTGATGGCCCTGCGCGACGCGGCCCTCGAGGCCGACTGGCAGGTCGTCGCCGGCCACTGCCTCGACCTGGCCGACAGCTCCCTCCCCTACCTCCCCTTCTCCGAGATCCTCGGTCGCCTCATGGCCGACCTCCCCGACGTCGCGGCCCGCGTGCTCGAGGTGCACCCCACCCTCGCCCGCCTCCAGCCCGGCCGCCGGATCCGCAGCAGCGAGACCGCGTCGGGCGACCAGGCCCTCGACCGCGGCAACGTCTACGACGCGTTCGGCCACCTCCTCGCCGCCGTCGCCGAGCGCGCCCCGGTCCTCGTCGTGGTCGAGGACGCCCACTGGGCCGACGAGTCCACCCGCGACATGCTCAGCTTCCTCTTCTCCCGACCGGTGCCGGGCGTCGCGCTCGTCGTGTCCTACCGCGCCGACGACCTCCACCGCCGCCATCCGCTCCGTCGCCAGGTCGCGGAGTGGATGCGCCTGCGCGGGGTCGAGCGGCTCCCGGTCGAGCCGCTCCACGACGACGACGTACGCCGCCTCGTCCGCGCGCTCCACCCGTCCACGCTGTCCGAGGCGGAATACGTGTCCATCGTCGACCGCGCCGAGGGCAACCCGTTCTTCATCGAGGAGCTCGTCGGCGCCGCGTGGTCCGGCCAGGTCCCCGGCGAGCTCGCCGACGTGCTGCTCGTCCACCTCGACCGCCTCGACGAGACGACCCGACGCGTCGTGCGACTGGTCTCGGTGGCGGGTCGCCAGGTCAGCCACAACCTGCTGGCAGCCGTCTCCGACCTCGATTCCGCCGAGCTCGAGGCCGCGCTGCGCAACGCCGTCGACGCCCACGTCCTGGTGGCCTCACGTGGCGGCACCTACGCCTTCCGGCACGCGCTGCTCGGCGAGGCGGTCTACGACGACCTGCTGCCCGGCGAGCGGATGCGGTTCCACGCCGCCTTCGTCGCTGCGCTGGGTGAGGGGAGGGCCATCGGCACCGCGGCCGAGCTCGCGCAGCACGCCCGCCGGGCCGACGACCGCCCGGTCGCCGTCCGTGCCTCCATCGAGGCGGGGGAGGAGGCGCTGGCCGTCGGCGGCCCCTCGGAGGCGGCGACCCACTTCCTCGACGCGCTCGAGCTCGTCGACACCGCCCGCGAGCCGGTGCCCGACGTCGACGTCTTCGCGCTGACCCGCAGGTGCGCCGAGGCGCTGATCGCCTCCGGGCGGGTCCACAAGGCGGTGAAGGTCCTCCGGGCGCGGCTCGCGACCGTGCCGGTCGAGGGTGCCGCCGTCGACCGCGGCCAGCTGCTCACGTCCCTGGCCTCGGCGCTGATGCTCACCGACACCACCGAATCGCCCCGCGAGACCGCGGCCGAGGCCGTCGAGCTGCTGCGGAGCGGCCCGCCCAAGCTGCTGGCCCGGGCGCTCCTCGTCCACGCCCAGAGCCTGGGCGGGTGGCACGCCGACGAGGCGCGGAGCATCGCGCTCCAGGCCCTCGAGCTGGCCGAGCGCAACGACCTCACCAGCCTCGCCGTCGAGCTGCACGCGACCGTCGCCGGTCTCAACCCGGAGGGCGGCACGAGCCCGAGCGCCGGGTGGCGGGCCGCGGCCGAGCGTGCGCGACGGGCCGGACTGATCGAGCCCGAGCTGCGGGCGCTCTACCTGCTCGGCCGGCTCCACCACGACGAGGGCGACCTGCCCCTGGCCGTCGAGGTCTACCGCGAGGTGATCGAGCGGAGCGAGGTAGGGGGCCTGACCTGGTCGCCCTACCCCGCCGAGGCACGGCTGCTGCTCGCCGTCGCGCTGACCCACCAGGGACTGCTCGACGAGGCGTGGGACCTACTCGACGTCAGCGGCCAGAACCCGCCCATGGTCTACGAATGGCTCTACTTCGCCCACCAGATGCTGATCACCATCGGCATCCGGGGCCGCCGCAAGGAGCACGCCCTCGAGCGGCTCCGCGACTACTGGGGCACCGACGGGCTGACCGCGATCTCCTCCGGCGGAGCCGAGATCATGCGGGCCGCGGCTGCCGGCGACGGGGCCGGTGCGGTGGCGGTCTACGACGACGTGGTGGCGGTGGTCGTGCCGCTGTGGCACGAGTGGTTCCAGGCGAGGCTACGGCTCGCCACCCTGACCCTGGCCGCGCTCGCTGCCGCGGCGCCACGCCAGCCGACCGAGGAGCGCGAGTCGGCGGCCTACGACGTCGAGCGCCTGATGGCCGACGGCGCCCGGGTGATCGACTTCTATGCGCCCTACGACGGCAGCCACGGCCCGGAGTACCGCATGTGGGTGGCGCGCCGCACCGCCGAGCACCTGCGCTGGCGCTGGCTCGCGCAGGTCGACCCGCCCTCGGCCGGCGAGCTCGTCGCGGCGTGGCGCGCCGCCGAGGAGACCGCCGTCGCCTACGACTCCGTCCCGGAGGTCGCGCAGACCCGGGTGCGGTTGGCCGGGGTGCTGCGCGCGGTCGGCGACGCCGCCGGCGCGCGGACGGTCGCCGACCAGGCGCGGCAGGCGGCCCATGCGCTCGGTGCCCGGCCGATGCTCGACGAGCTCACCGCCCAGGGGTCCTCGCCCGCGCCCGCCACCGGCGCCCAGACGGCGACGCTCACACCGCGGGAGGGGGAGATCCTGGCCCTTGTCGCGGAGGGGCGCTCCAACGGCGAGATCGGCAAGCAGCTCTTCATCAGCACCAAGACCGTGTCGGTCCACGTCTCCAACATCCTGGCCAAGCTCGAGGCCGCGTCGCGCACCGAGGCCGCCGCGGTGGCCCGTCGCCGCGGCCTGCTCTGA
- the hutI gene encoding imidazolonepropionase, whose protein sequence is MNTTVITGIGELATNDPARVDEGGLLGLVHDAALVVEGSRVAWVGPAADAPAADVQVDAGGRAVIPGFVDSHSHLVFAGDRSAEFEARMTGQPYTAGGIRTTVARTRAATDEQLTSHVARLVAEMRAQGTTSVEIKSGYGLSVHDEARSLAVARQFTEDTTFLGAHVVPADTTPEDYVDLVTGPMLAAAAPHARWIDVFCEDGAFDVDQARAILAAGSDSGLRGRLHANQLTYGGGVQLACELGLTAVDHCTFLSDLDVESLRDSRTIATLLPGVEFSTRQPYPDARGLLDAGVRVALASDCNPGSCFTSSMALCIALAVREMRMTPAEALHGATAMGAAALARDDVGVLAPGKVADLVLLDAPSCVHLAYRPGVPLVAGVWQAGRPVVG, encoded by the coding sequence ATGAACACGACGGTGATCACGGGCATCGGCGAGCTCGCCACCAACGACCCGGCGCGGGTCGACGAGGGCGGACTCCTCGGGCTGGTGCACGACGCCGCCCTCGTGGTGGAGGGCAGCCGGGTCGCGTGGGTCGGTCCGGCCGCCGACGCGCCTGCCGCCGACGTGCAGGTCGACGCCGGTGGGCGCGCGGTGATCCCCGGCTTCGTCGACTCGCACAGCCACCTCGTCTTCGCCGGCGACCGCTCCGCCGAGTTCGAGGCACGGATGACCGGCCAGCCCTACACGGCCGGCGGCATCCGCACCACGGTCGCCCGGACCCGTGCGGCCACCGACGAGCAGCTCACCTCCCACGTCGCCCGGCTCGTCGCCGAGATGCGGGCCCAGGGCACCACCTCCGTCGAGATCAAGAGCGGATACGGGCTGTCGGTCCACGACGAGGCGCGCAGCCTCGCGGTGGCCCGCCAGTTCACCGAGGACACGACCTTCCTCGGGGCCCACGTCGTCCCCGCGGACACCACCCCCGAGGACTACGTCGACCTCGTCACCGGCCCCATGCTCGCGGCGGCCGCACCGCACGCCCGGTGGATCGACGTGTTCTGCGAGGACGGCGCCTTCGACGTCGACCAGGCGCGAGCCATCCTCGCCGCGGGGTCCGACAGCGGCCTGCGCGGACGCCTCCACGCCAACCAGCTGACGTACGGCGGAGGCGTGCAGCTGGCCTGCGAGCTCGGCCTCACGGCGGTCGACCACTGCACCTTCCTGAGCGACCTCGACGTCGAGTCGCTGAGAGACTCAAGGACCATCGCGACCCTCCTGCCGGGCGTCGAGTTCTCCACCCGCCAGCCCTACCCCGACGCACGCGGCCTGCTCGACGCCGGCGTACGGGTCGCACTGGCCAGCGACTGCAACCCCGGCTCCTGCTTCACCTCCTCCATGGCCCTCTGCATCGCGCTGGCCGTCCGCGAGATGCGGATGACCCCGGCCGAGGCCCTGCACGGCGCGACCGCCATGGGCGCGGCCGCCCTCGCCCGCGACGACGTCGGTGTCCTCGCCCCCGGCAAGGTGGCCGACCTGGTCCTCCTCGACGCGCCGTCGTGCGTCCACCTCGCCTACCGTCCCGGCGTCCCGCTCGTCGCGGGGGTCTGGCAGGCCGGTCGCCCCGTCGTCGGGTAG
- a CDS encoding JmjC domain-containing protein — MLSLAHVDHLLTETAIRAPAVRVARNGTVLPESSFTRGGSLAGKPLTGLVDPVKLMRLHDEGATIVLQGLQRYWSPVGDLVAELELELGHPCQANAYLTPAGAQGFAVHSDSHDVFVMQTHGTKMWEVHGEGGPGDLLLEPGVVAYLPTGTPHAARAQESVSLHLTIGINQLTWRSLVTREVGRLLAEVPDDHVPAGYLDDPARLAEGLADHLTAVADAVRRLDPAALAEAQVEGFVSGRPPRLAGALLDRDALATGIGAQTRLRRRRGHPCVLVDDGDVVRVMIGDRVLRVPSRVRPALEHVADHAELTPHDLPLDDESALVLSRRLVREGLLEVVR; from the coding sequence GTGCTCTCGCTCGCCCACGTCGACCACCTGCTCACCGAGACCGCGATCCGCGCCCCGGCGGTCCGGGTCGCCCGCAACGGCACCGTGCTTCCCGAGTCGTCGTTCACCCGTGGCGGCAGCCTGGCCGGCAAGCCGCTCACCGGGCTGGTCGACCCGGTCAAGCTGATGCGCCTGCACGACGAGGGCGCCACCATCGTGCTGCAGGGCCTGCAGCGCTACTGGTCGCCCGTCGGTGACCTGGTCGCGGAGCTGGAGCTCGAGCTCGGCCATCCCTGCCAGGCCAACGCCTACCTCACCCCGGCCGGGGCCCAGGGCTTCGCGGTCCACTCCGACTCCCACGACGTGTTCGTGATGCAGACCCACGGCACCAAGATGTGGGAGGTGCACGGCGAGGGCGGGCCGGGCGACCTGCTGCTCGAGCCGGGGGTCGTGGCCTACCTCCCCACCGGCACGCCCCATGCCGCCCGGGCGCAGGAGTCGGTCTCGCTGCACCTCACGATCGGCATCAACCAGCTGACGTGGCGCAGCCTCGTGACGCGCGAGGTCGGGCGCCTGCTCGCGGAGGTGCCCGACGACCACGTGCCTGCCGGCTACCTCGATGACCCCGCCCGCCTGGCCGAGGGCCTCGCCGACCACCTCACTGCCGTCGCCGACGCCGTACGCCGCCTCGACCCCGCCGCGCTCGCCGAGGCCCAGGTCGAGGGCTTCGTCAGCGGCCGCCCGCCCCGCCTGGCCGGCGCCCTGCTCGACCGAGACGCGCTCGCGACCGGGATCGGTGCCCAGACGCGCCTGCGCCGCCGGCGCGGGCACCCGTGCGTCCTCGTCGACGACGGTGACGTGGTCCGGGTGATGATCGGCGACCGCGTCCTCCGGGTGCCGTCGCGGGTCCGGCCCGCGCTCGAGCACGTCGCCGACCACGCCGAGCTGACGCCGCACGACCTCCCGCTCGACGACGAGAGCGCGCTCGTGCTGAGCCGACGGCTGGTGCGGGAGGGCCTGCTCGAGGTCGTCCGGTGA
- a CDS encoding MFS transporter translates to MTSGTTQDFRFRDILLVAYGPSVVSAIGHGAMLPVLALRARDLGADVSVAAAIVALLGVGQLLASLPAGALVARIGERRALVGAGLVDACAMAFAALTDSVLGLAIGVLLSGVCWTLFLIARQGFMIDVVPESHRARAMSLLGGSYRVGVLIGPLIGAGLIAVSDLTSVFWLGAGMSVLASLLAATMPDLGEEKRAAARATGHLGVWTVIAAHRRLLATLGTAVVILGASRSLRLSLLPLWADHVGLSASTTSLIFAGAAALDVAFMWPGGWLMDTRGRMVVAVPVVLSMAVACLLLPLATDAVSVALVMALIACGNGLGSGIVMTLGADAAPDDGRSQFLGAWRLCGDIGNTGGPLLVSAVAAVAPLAVASVTVGLLGLLGAGWVGHWTRRVDLARAAALSRR, encoded by the coding sequence GTGACCTCGGGGACCACGCAGGACTTCCGCTTCCGCGACATCCTCCTCGTGGCGTACGGGCCCTCGGTCGTCTCCGCCATCGGCCACGGCGCGATGCTGCCCGTGCTCGCACTGCGGGCCCGCGACCTCGGGGCCGACGTCAGCGTCGCGGCCGCCATCGTCGCCCTCCTCGGGGTCGGGCAGCTCCTCGCGAGCCTGCCGGCGGGCGCACTGGTGGCGCGGATCGGCGAGCGGCGGGCGCTGGTCGGCGCGGGCCTCGTCGACGCCTGCGCGATGGCCTTCGCGGCACTGACCGACTCGGTCCTGGGGCTGGCGATCGGGGTCCTGCTCAGCGGCGTGTGCTGGACGTTGTTCCTGATCGCCCGGCAGGGCTTCATGATCGACGTCGTCCCGGAGAGCCACCGGGCGCGGGCGATGTCGCTGCTGGGCGGGTCCTACCGCGTCGGGGTGCTCATCGGGCCACTCATCGGGGCCGGGCTGATCGCGGTGTCCGACCTGACGAGCGTCTTCTGGCTGGGCGCCGGGATGTCCGTGCTCGCCTCCCTGCTCGCGGCCACGATGCCCGACCTCGGCGAGGAGAAGCGCGCCGCCGCCCGAGCGACGGGTCACCTGGGCGTGTGGACGGTGATCGCCGCGCACCGTCGGCTGCTGGCCACGCTGGGGACCGCGGTGGTGATCCTCGGGGCGAGCCGCTCGCTGCGGCTCAGCCTCCTGCCGCTGTGGGCCGACCACGTCGGGTTGTCGGCGTCCACGACGTCCCTCATCTTCGCCGGCGCCGCCGCCCTCGACGTGGCGTTCATGTGGCCGGGCGGCTGGCTGATGGACACACGGGGCCGGATGGTCGTCGCCGTGCCGGTGGTGCTGTCGATGGCCGTCGCGTGCCTGCTGCTGCCGCTCGCGACCGACGCGGTGTCGGTGGCCCTCGTGATGGCGCTCATCGCGTGCGGCAACGGCCTCGGGTCGGGGATCGTGATGACCCTGGGCGCGGACGCCGCCCCCGACGACGGCAGGTCGCAGTTCCTCGGCGCGTGGCGGCTGTGCGGCGACATCGGCAACACGGGCGGGCCGCTGCTCGTCAGCGCGGTGGCCGCCGTCGCGCCGCTCGCGGTCGCGTCCGTGACCGTCGGCCTGCTCGGACTGCTCGGCGCTGGCTGGGTGGGCCACTGGACCAGGCGCGTGGACCTGGCCCGGGCGGCGGCGCTCAGCCGACGGTGA
- a CDS encoding MFS transporter gives MTWTGRLRAMRMDVTPLRESRDFRLLFTAGSVFYLGSMVAYVAVPFAIYDLTGSNFLVGLVGLVELGPLVVFGLYGGALADHVDRRRLLVGTGIAQVVLMGAFAWNAFSAHPRVWLIFVIAALYAAVSSMQRPSREALEPRTVRHDQIAAANALSSFAMQFGVLLGPLIGGLLVAYVGVGWCFLAGLFGYAIATLLFAAMRPYPHDGETTPPSLRGIHEGLTYALRRRDLLGTYLVDIAAMMLAIPVVLFPALAHEVFERPELLGLLYSAETVGALVATALSGWVGRVHHHGRAIVIAASLYGACIALAGLMPSFWLACLFLALSGAADMVSAVFRSTVWNQTIPDTMRGRLAGIEMLSYSVGPMVGETRAGFVADAWSVRGAMVSGGAACVGGVLLTAVALRDFWSYDSRTDPYAVAERERRAAGAEPVD, from the coding sequence GTGACCTGGACCGGCCGGCTCCGCGCGATGCGGATGGACGTGACGCCGCTGCGCGAGTCGCGCGACTTCCGGCTTCTCTTCACCGCAGGCAGCGTGTTCTACCTCGGCAGCATGGTCGCCTACGTCGCCGTCCCGTTCGCGATCTACGACCTCACCGGCTCCAACTTCCTCGTCGGTCTCGTCGGTCTCGTCGAGCTGGGGCCGCTCGTCGTGTTCGGTCTGTACGGCGGCGCGCTGGCCGACCATGTCGACCGACGCCGGCTGCTCGTCGGCACCGGGATCGCCCAGGTCGTGCTGATGGGTGCCTTCGCGTGGAACGCGTTCTCCGCCCACCCGAGGGTGTGGCTGATCTTCGTCATCGCCGCTCTCTACGCCGCCGTCAGCTCGATGCAGCGCCCGTCACGCGAGGCGCTGGAGCCGCGCACCGTACGGCACGACCAGATCGCGGCGGCCAACGCGCTGAGCAGCTTCGCCATGCAGTTCGGCGTCCTCCTCGGCCCTCTCATCGGCGGCCTGCTGGTGGCGTACGTCGGCGTCGGCTGGTGCTTCCTGGCCGGCTTGTTCGGCTACGCGATCGCCACGCTGCTGTTCGCGGCCATGCGGCCCTACCCGCACGACGGCGAGACCACCCCGCCCAGCCTGCGCGGCATCCACGAGGGCCTGACCTACGCGCTGCGTCGCCGCGACCTGCTCGGCACCTACCTCGTCGACATCGCGGCGATGATGCTGGCCATCCCGGTCGTGCTGTTCCCCGCCCTGGCGCACGAGGTGTTCGAACGCCCCGAGCTTCTCGGCCTGCTCTACTCGGCCGAGACCGTCGGGGCCCTCGTCGCGACAGCGCTCAGCGGTTGGGTCGGCCGGGTGCACCACCACGGCCGCGCAATCGTGATCGCCGCCAGCCTCTACGGTGCCTGCATCGCACTCGCCGGACTGATGCCGTCGTTCTGGCTGGCGTGCCTCTTCCTCGCGCTGTCGGGCGCGGCGGACATGGTGTCGGCGGTCTTCCGGTCGACGGTCTGGAACCAGACCATCCCGGACACCATGCGCGGCCGGCTTGCCGGCATCGAGATGCTGTCCTACTCGGTCGGGCCGATGGTCGGCGAGACCCGCGCCGGCTTCGTGGCGGATGCGTGGTCGGTGCGCGGTGCGATGGTCAGCGGTGGCGCCGCGTGCGTCGGCGGGGTGCTGCTCACGGCGGTGGCGTTGCGTGACTTCTGGTCCTACGACTCGCGCACCGACCCATATGCCGTCGCCGAGCGTGAGCGGCGGGCAGCGGGAGCTGAGCCCGTCGACTGA